One Anopheles marshallii chromosome 3, idAnoMarsDA_429_01, whole genome shotgun sequence genomic region harbors:
- the LOC128713998 gene encoding uncharacterized protein LOC128713998 — translation MGPCTLFIRLMCLSFVIVTEFASIEGNSKSIQRNLFHVPSRRVPRSVLMQQNDGGTATNSFAGVHMNSYQGLVGRPGIDFPVLTHIPKTIFDCKSHGNGYFADLETRCQVFHICDDGKKISFLCPNGTIFRQLDLICDWWFKVDCAATPNHFAESTEMLTQAKRARLQSKHPVPQPINQSDERLMLNIQDKHLLLGNTNNLLPGKIPTRHSLELNRRIDRINSAELIGFASDRRNKSGKIIKGSNNKLNAADEIQDTAQSASFAAIAKKMFNTYYAHDQKFKDQTNVNKPRRVESNVEDAHRDYLSVLSKDGREENSSSSSNSSSRHVMNYMPYTTARKLNLNSKVTQFYTPTVPTFTTSSRTTTRGAITGDAMVTTKATTISGFSNGETNESHSFSNQFNHLIRREGTTDEESIMDHAIEIMQTIKNLKIDESAGNGNAVKRTMEDVMASAATNTFDGQSITFSTIASPAKASVELFQHPSGVGPSVDRYRRMRIVSERKPDVDVGHRSLLTRTTLNEYDRLFHSRNNENGENHIEDMHGHDHLETEFYMDSQMEHDLEGQSSRYPVFGMSNSTQIRELAQIFTHALSAYLQDPVTFRRILTEIRPKAPGTQTANKSLTPVRSTVNEYGTSVSSLLESTTYLPVGKAIQNDQLHDAENYEVLDFSDLTTTTITANPTENETTIPDTSTIPTTTIDYYTEYNKMTGKAEDVSRKQGKSLSIKFITNSRNELADEVNSELGTPASSIFSNRFADLASIENKENKFGGIRSSSSLPSNSLLDTNTQTISTTLPTTSTASVTEAIPAPQSILKPPVLSNNRFSMEIKPKTTLVLEDDEQLQRAQSESILSSQNSRPIYERNKYSVISLHNFRGNPTTVETFGTSVNKTSAATVQPSISVQHEANGIVPSSRTTMSYTVFFDPLTINDELMELEKPKPTAAHTPAIHMPRHYGWNGTLLNPGDTASRIATEDYSTPLMSESLRENVTFMQKKANEMFGDLNDAQADKLMTAIQMADKDKSMRRLILLLIRTCDDSPTNTNEESRKALLEALINIGGVMNPQSADELRILSDSHTRQAEHRRGKEIGYNRDTNLLHDVSADKSTTPNMAATTENYAKAFTGSNDASSSEERESQERVNSEEWSKGNNFQTTEATTKMYYTSNEGQTSYLPNFITTQARWANGYDDTQQTQSTTTPYPSTVVQTTADSSISTTFTTITEPTAIPTLTAIPTSETMDSASLTTFQTPADIIDTEYRSVESLESDASSELKPPYIVSQRLPKDLSSSLGYPSSSKNKYHSAHNSDTRALELLKSLYSLATRWG, via the exons ATGGGTCCTTGTACTTTATTCATTCGCTTGA TGTGTTTgagttttgttattgtaacCGAATTTGCATCAATCGAAGGCAATTCTAAAAGCATACAGCGTAACCTCTTCCATGTGCCATCGCGACGAGTTCCTCGAAGCGTATTGATGCAGCAAAACGACGGTGGCACTGCGACAAATTCGTTTGCTGGTGTTCATATGAACAGTTACCAAGGTTTGGTTGGCCGGCCAGGCATTGACTTTCCGGTCCTTACCCATATCCCGAAGACCATTTTTGACTGTAAAAGTCATGGAAATGGTTACTTTGCCGATTTGGAAACACGTTGCCAG GTATTCCATATATGCGATGATGGAAAGAAGATCTCGTTTCTTTGCCCAAACGGTACGATCTTTAGGCAGCTCGATTTAATTTGTGACTGGTGGTTTAAAGTGGACTGTGCTGCGACACCAAACCATTTCGCTGAAAGTACCGAAATGCTGACCCAAGCTAAAAGAGCACGTTTACAAAGCAAGCACCCTGTACCCCAACCTATCAATCAAAGTGATGAAAGACTTATGCTCAACATTCAAGATAAGCATTTGCTGTTAGGAAACACAAATAATCTTCTCCCTGGTAAAATACCGACTCGTCATTCGCTGGAATTGAACAGACGTATCGATAGAATCAACTCTGCAGAATTGATCGGATTCGCTTCCGATAGGCGTAATAAAAGTGGTAAAATTATAAAAGGAAgtaacaacaaattaaatgcaGCGGATGAAATACAAGACACTGCACAAAGTGCATCGTTTGCCGCGatagcaaagaaaatgttcaacACGTATTACGCACACGACCAAAAATTTAAAGATCAAACAAACGTTAACAAACCCAGAAGAGTTGAGTCCAATGTTGAAGATGCACATCGTGATTATCTTTCGGTGTTGTCCAAAGATGGTCGGGAAGagaatagcagcagcagcagcaacagcagcagtaggcACGTGATGAACTACATGCCTTATACAACTGCACGAAAACTGAACTTAAACAGCAAAGTTACGCAATTTTACACTCCAACAGTACCCACGTTCACTACCAGCTCGAGAACAACCACGAGGGGAGCAATAACGGGGGATGCCATGGTCACGACAAAGGCCACAACAATCAGCGGTTTCAGCAACGGTGAAACCAACGAGTCCCACAGCTTTAGCAACCAATTCAATCATTTAATACGGCGTGAGGGTACCACAGACGAAGAGTCGATAATGGATCATGCCATTGAAATTATGCAAACTATCAAAAATCTAAAAATTGATGAATCTGCAGGTAATGGTAATGCAGTGAAACGAACCATGGAAGACGTGATGGCTAGTGCAGCCACCAATACATTCGATGGCCAGTCCATTACGTTCTCCACGATTGCGTCGCCAGCAAAGGCTTCTGTCGAGCTGTTTCAACATCCATCGGGAGTTGGTCCAAGCGTAGATCGCTACAGAAGGATGCGTATTGTGTCCGAGCGTAAACCCGACGTTGATGTTGGCCATCGGTCGCTTCTAACGCGCACCACGTTGAATGAATACGATCGGCTGTTTCATTCGAGAAATaacgaaaatggtgaaaaccATATTGAAGATATGCACGGTCACGATCACTTGGAGACGGAGTTTTACATGGATTCGCAAATGGAACACGATCTGGAAGGTCAATCTTCAAGGTACCCTGTGTTTGGAATGTCAAATTCAACACAAATTCGTGAGTTGGCACAAATTTTTACTCATGCATTGTCGGCCTACTTGCAAGATCCAGTGACATTTCGACGCATTTTGACTGAAATTCGCCCGAAAGCTCCAGGAACGCAAACAGCCAACAAATCGTTAACACCCGTGCGGTCGACTGTCAACGAATACGGTACAAGCGTGTCTTCTTTGCTTGAAAGTACCACGTATTTACCAGTCGGTAAGGCCATCCAAAATGACCAGTTGCACGACGCAGAAAATTATGAAGTCCTAGACTTCTCCGACTTAACAACAACTACTATCACTGCTAATCCtacggaaaatgaaacaacaattcCCGATACATCAACCATACCAACAACAACGATTGATTACTATACCGAATATAATAAGATGACGGGTAAGGCAGAAGATGTCTCAAGAAAACAAGGTAAAAGTTTGTCAATTAAATTCATAACAAACAGTCGCAATGAACTTGCCGATGAAGTTAACAGTGAGCTAGGAACACCGGCATCCTCGATTTTTTCAAACCGATTTGCGGATCTTGCTAGTATagagaacaaagaaaacaaattcgGAGGCATAAGATCATCGAGCTCATTACCGTCCAACAGTCTATTAGACACTAATACGCAAACAATCTCTACCACGCtaccaacaacatcaacagctaGCGTAACCGAAGCGATACCGGCCCCGCAATCTATATTAAAACCCCCGGTATTATCCAACAATCGGTTTTCCATGGAAATCAAACCGAAAACAACACTGGTGCTAGAAGATGACGAACAATTGCAACGTGCTCAAAGTGAATCGATCCTATCCAGTCAAAACAGTCGACCAATATATGAGAGAAACAAGTACAGCGTCATTAGCTTGCATAATTTTAGGGGCAATCCAACAACGGTGGAAACATTTGGCACATCAGTAAACAAAACGTCTGCCGCTACTGTTCAGCCATCCATCAGTGTACAACACGAGGCTAACGGTATAGTGCCATCATCGCGTACTACGATGTCTTACACCGTATTTTTTGATCCATTAACTATCAACGATGAACTTATGGAACTTgaaaaacccaaaccaacagcagcacatACACCAGCGATACATATGCCGCGTCATTATGGATGGAACGGAACCCTGCTTAATCCGGGTGATACTGCATCAAGAATAGCAACGGAAGATTATTCCACGCCATTGATGAGCGAAAGTTTACGCGAAAATGTTAcctttatgcaaaaaaaggcaaacgaaatgTTTGGCGATCTGAACGATGCACAAGCGGATAAACTTATGACAGCAATTCAAATGGCCGATAAGGATAAGTCGATGCGAAGATTGATTCTGCTTCTTATACGTACCTGTGACGATAGTCCAACAAATACGAATGAAGAATCGCGCAAAGCTTTGCTAGAGGCATTAATTAACATTGGTGGTGtaatgaatcctcaaagtGCTGACGAGCTACGTATCTTATCCGATAGCCACACTCGACAGGCAGAACATCGTCGAGGTAAAGAAATTGGGTACAACAGAGATACAAATCTCTTGCACGATGTTTCAGCTGATAAATCAACAACTCCTAACATGGCGGCAACGACAGAAAATTATGCCAAAGCGTTTACGGGCTCAAACGATGCCAGCAGCAGTGAAGAGCGTGAAAGTCAAGAACGTGTTAACAGTGAGGAGTGGTCGAAAGGTAACAACTTTCAAACCACGGAAGCTACAACGAAAATGTACTACACTTCCAATGAGGGTCAAACAAGCTACTTACCGAACTTTATCACTACCCAAGCCAGATGGGCTAATGGCTATGACGATACACAACAGACACAGTCAACTACGACACCATATCCGTCTACGGTAGTACAAACAACGGCTGATAGTAGTATTTCAACGACATTTACTACTATCACGGAACCCACCGCAATCCCTACATTAACAGCAATCCCAACATCGGAAACAATGGATAGTGCAAGCTTAACGACCTTTCAAACTCCGGCTGACATCATCGATACAGAATATAGATCTGTAGAGTCTTTAGAATCGGATGCATCTTCCGAACTCAAACCACCATACATCGTATCGCAGCGCTTGCCAAAAGATCTCTCGAGTTCACTAGGCTATCCTTCAtcgagtaaaaataaataccattCCGCTCATAATTCCGATACTCGTGCCCTCGAACTACTAAAATCGCTTTATTCGTTGGCCACGAGATGgggttaa